The following DNA comes from Mesorhizobium sp. B2-1-8.
GTCGCCTATTACGGCATGCAGCCGAAGGCCGCCGACGTCCCGAAGATCAAGGCTGCGCTGTTGCTGCATTATGCCGGGCTCGACACGCGCACCAATGCCGGCATCGACTCCTTCAAGAAAGAGCTCGACGCCGCGCATGTCGAATACACGGTCTATGTCTATGAGGGCGCCAACCATGCCTTCAACAACGACACCTCGGCGGCGCGCTACGACAAGGAGGCGGCCGATCTCGCCTGGGGCAGGACGATCGCCTTCCTCAAGCAGAAGCTGGCCTAGGCGCGATCGGCCACCGGTTTGTGGAAGGCAACACCAGCCACGACCAGCGCGACGCCGAGGCAATCGCCGAGGCTTGGAATCTGGCGCAGCACGACCACGCCGATCAGCGTCGCGGTGACCGGTAGCAGCGACAGCATTATTGCGAAACTCGAGCGCGGCAACCGAGACATGGCGAGTTGATCGCAGACATACGGTATGACCGAAGAACAGATGCCGACGCCGATGGCCGCGATGAGCAGTGGCGGCGAGAAAAAGGCGGGCAGCGCGTCGCTGACACCGATCGGGAGCACGACGACGAAGGCGACCGCCATGGCAGCCCCCAGGCCGGCGATCCCGTCGCCGGCGCCCGCGCGGGCGACACGGTGGCCAAGCACGATGTATCCGATAAAGAGCGTGCCGTTGAGGAAGGCCCAGAACAGCCCGACCGGGTCGCTTGACCACTTCACGTCAATCAACAGCAAGGTTCCCATGACGGCGATGGCGAGAGCGGCCAGATTGCGGGCG
Coding sequences within:
- a CDS encoding EamA family transporter, whose translation is MDDQTQVPPAGPGATRPALVGPDSLATRLPPHLWFAVSAVFHYLGPAFAVLLFPHVGVLGMAWLRIATAALIFAPLTRPWRTFARAESRTRLLLIVFGTCLAVMNCSFYLALDRLPISLVAAIEFVGTIAIALVGLRTARNLAALAIAVMGTLLLIDVKWSSDPVGLFWAFLNGTLFIGYIVLGHRVARAGAGDGIAGLGAAMAVAFVVVLPIGVSDALPAFFSPPLLIAAIGVGICSSVIPYVCDQLAMSRLPRSSFAIMLSLLPVTATLIGVVVLRQIPSLGDCLGVALVVAGVAFHKPVADRA